Proteins encoded within one genomic window of Streptomyces profundus:
- a CDS encoding type I polyketide synthase, which yields MWPPEGAEALEVEDYYERLAGSGYGYGPAFRGLRAAWRRGDELFAEVSLPEEQRADATRFGVHPALLDAAMQTLGFSGVAVEQNRPRLPFSWTGVSLHASGATELRVRLTVSADDAVTLTAEDPTGQPVINVESVVTRPVAMGQLERARGGASSDLMYLLDWVAPPALADSAAPSTEGWALLGADTVLGLPTTHRDVAGLRAELDAGAAVPEIALWALPTVDPAEDMAAGVRDLLGRVLGEVREWLADGRLMDSRLAVLTRGAVSGGSPSAAPVWGLLRSAQSEHPGRLLLIDVDPALSDAAAVPSLARMAAVAEAHDEPQFSLRADGLFVPRFARLDTGEALVAPGDVTAWHLDTETPGTLDSLALLPNPEAAEPLAAGEVRVEVRAAGLNFRDVLIALGMYPDRAVMGTEGAGVVVEVGSAVTDLVPGDRVMGLLPGGFGPLAVADHRVLARIPDELGWERAASVPVAFLTAWYGLVDLGRLRAGQRVLVHAAAGGVGMAAVQLARHLGAEVFATASEGKWDTLRSMGLDDAHIASSRTLDFEGAFAAVAGGEGIDVVLNSLTEEFIDASLRLLRPDGRFVEMGKTDLRQPADIAATHPGVTYRAFDLTEAGPDRMAAMLNEIVALLRDGTLTPLPTRAWDVRRAPEAFRFMSQARHVGKIVLTMPRRWNPEGTVLITGGTGTVGRHLARHVVVSRGMRHVVLTSRRGLEAPGAVEVRDELAALGAEVSVVACDTAEREAVAALLAGIPADHPLTAVVHAAGIADDGVVEALTAEQVDRVLRPKLDASLHLDELTRGMDLAAFALFSSMAGIFGGPGQGNYAAANAWLDALALRRRAAGLPASSMAWGLWSDASGITGQLTREDRARMTRGGLLPFSREEGLALFDAALEAGEALLVPVRWDTRVLRARAAESGVPPVLRGLVRVPVRRAVAESGAGAGESSLVARLAGLSDARREQVLTDLVREHASVVLAHAGTETIEAGRGFKELGIDSLMAVELRNRLNAATGLRLPATVIFDYPTPARLAGLLGEELADSLGGAAKAAGPATRAVVATTAGSDEPIAIVGMACRFPGGVGSPEDLWRLVDERGEVVSDPPEWREWDATGFYHPDPEHPGTSHVRRGGFLEEADRFDAELFGISPREALAMDPQQRVLLETAWEVFERAGIDVDTLRGSNTGVFAGLVVQAYTSRLGYIPEEVEGYVATGNAGSVGSGRLSYSFGLEGPAVTVDTACSSSLVALHLAVQSLRQGECDLALAGGVTVMSEPGLFVEFSRQGGLSVDGRCKAFADDADGFGPSEGAGLLLVERLSDARRNGHRVLAVVRGSAVNQDGASSGLTAPNGPSQQRVIRQALANARLAPHEVDVVEAHGTGTKLGDPIEAQALMATYGRERGERGPLWLGSVKSNIGHTQAAAGVAGVIKMVMAMRHGVLPGTLHVDEPSSHIDWDAGAVELLTESRPWAEDGGRRRAAVSSFGISGTNAHIVLEAPEETDQRAEPTQEVVGGSGVVPLVVSGKSEGALRGVAGRLVDFVGSGSGSVGGVAGALVGGRSVLDWRGVVVAGDRDEALVGLGGLALGEPVGSVVEGSVVAGGARVVFVFPGQGSQWVGMARELWGSSEVFRGSMVACGEALRPFVDFDFEVALEDEGLLSRVDVVQPVLWAVMVSLARVWESFGVVPSAVVGHSQGEIAAAVVAGGLSLEDGARVVALRSRLIAGRLAGRGGMVSVPLPVEELELPEGVSVAAVNGPSSVVVAGDPEGLELVLGSVERARRVAVDYASHSAQVEVIRDELLEVLAGVEPVSGVVPFYSSLTGGLLDMAGLDAGYWFENLRNTVRFEDATRALLGDGLNVLVEVSAHPVLGVALGETVEVVGGDAVVTGTLRRGEGGLRRLLVSLGEVFVAGVSVDWSSVVSSGGGVLVSGVDLPTYAFQRERFWLSGSVRSVGGVDEELWGAVERGELDLGAEAVAALRVWREGSRARAEVDSWRYGVDWVPVSVGGGGSLSGTWVVAGAESGERDVWVERLRGWGAEVVVSGLDVVAKVFTEVDAASVVGVVSLSVDPLEVLGLVRVLWGEVEFGGRLWLVSRGGALGVVGSDVGSVLEASQVWGLGRVVGLEHPGGWGGLLDVPVVVDELVWRGVLGVLSGGAGDEDQLAVRGSGVLGRRLVRRPLGGRVAVRSWRPRGTVLVTGGTGGIGGFVARWLARNGAERLVLTSRRGRAAEGAVELERELVEAGVEVTIAACDVADREGLAEALAGLDITAVFHAAGVVPTVPLVDTTPEEYEAIVSSKVVGTRNLHEVLGDSLEAFVLFSSNAGVWGSAGHGAYAAANAYLDAFAEWRRSQGLAATSVAWGAWAGEGIAANDEAGTGLRRVGLPGMAPETALQALVQAVDHDETFVAVADVDWDTFTRTYTMSRRRPLIEAVPEVAALLAAEAEADGASSSSRSAFAQRIEDKSAEERHRLVLELVRAQAAAVLGRSSAEGVAPGRPFKDFGFDSLTAVELRKRLSEATGVKLSSTIVFDHPTPQALTDHVLELLDPEGAGGAAEVFAEVERLEKSLAALSAEERVPNDIALRLRALVALLDGEKQPADAEEIEDAVRSASDDELFDLLDDQLETP from the coding sequence GTGTGGCCGCCCGAGGGCGCCGAGGCCCTCGAAGTCGAGGACTACTACGAGCGGTTGGCCGGCTCCGGCTATGGCTACGGCCCCGCGTTCCGGGGGCTGAGGGCCGCCTGGCGGCGTGGTGACGAGCTCTTCGCCGAGGTGAGCCTCCCCGAGGAGCAGCGGGCCGACGCCACCAGGTTCGGCGTCCACCCCGCGCTGCTCGACGCGGCCATGCAGACCCTGGGCTTCAGCGGCGTGGCGGTCGAGCAGAACCGTCCCCGGCTGCCGTTCTCGTGGACGGGCGTGTCCCTGCACGCCTCCGGCGCCACCGAACTGCGGGTGCGCCTCACCGTCTCGGCCGACGACGCCGTCACCCTCACCGCCGAGGACCCCACCGGCCAGCCGGTCATCAACGTCGAATCGGTCGTCACCCGCCCCGTCGCCATGGGCCAGCTGGAGCGGGCACGCGGCGGCGCTTCGTCCGACCTGATGTACCTCCTGGACTGGGTGGCACCGCCCGCGTTGGCCGACTCGGCCGCGCCGAGCACCGAAGGCTGGGCCCTGCTCGGCGCGGACACCGTGCTCGGGCTGCCCACCACGCACCGCGATGTCGCCGGCCTGCGCGCCGAGTTGGACGCGGGCGCGGCGGTTCCCGAGATCGCCCTCTGGGCGCTGCCCACCGTCGACCCGGCCGAGGACATGGCGGCCGGCGTGCGCGACCTCCTGGGCCGGGTGCTCGGCGAGGTGCGGGAGTGGCTGGCCGACGGCCGCCTCATGGACTCCCGGCTGGCCGTGCTGACCCGGGGCGCGGTCTCCGGCGGCAGCCCGTCGGCGGCCCCCGTCTGGGGCCTGCTGCGGTCCGCGCAGAGCGAACACCCCGGCAGGCTCCTCCTGATCGACGTGGACCCCGCGCTGTCCGACGCGGCGGCCGTCCCGTCGCTGGCCCGCATGGCCGCCGTCGCCGAGGCCCACGACGAACCGCAGTTCTCCCTGCGCGCGGACGGGCTGTTCGTGCCCCGCTTCGCCCGCCTGGACACCGGCGAGGCGCTCGTCGCGCCCGGGGACGTCACCGCCTGGCACCTCGACACCGAGACGCCCGGCACCCTGGACAGCCTGGCCCTGCTGCCCAACCCCGAGGCGGCCGAGCCGCTGGCCGCGGGCGAGGTGCGGGTGGAGGTCCGCGCCGCCGGCCTCAACTTCCGTGATGTGCTGATCGCTCTGGGCATGTACCCGGACCGGGCGGTGATGGGCACCGAGGGTGCCGGCGTCGTGGTCGAGGTCGGTTCCGCCGTGACCGATCTGGTGCCGGGGGATCGGGTGATGGGTCTGCTGCCGGGCGGCTTCGGTCCCCTCGCGGTGGCCGACCACCGCGTCCTGGCCCGCATTCCCGACGAGCTGGGCTGGGAGCGGGCGGCCTCGGTGCCGGTCGCGTTCCTGACCGCCTGGTACGGGCTGGTCGATCTGGGGCGGCTGCGGGCCGGTCAGCGGGTGTTGGTGCACGCGGCGGCGGGCGGTGTCGGGATGGCCGCCGTGCAGCTGGCCCGCCATCTGGGGGCCGAGGTGTTCGCCACGGCCAGCGAGGGCAAGTGGGACACGCTGCGGTCGATGGGTCTTGACGACGCCCATATCGCGTCGTCCAGGACGCTGGACTTCGAGGGCGCCTTCGCCGCTGTCGCCGGCGGGGAGGGCATCGATGTGGTGTTGAACTCGCTGACCGAGGAGTTCATCGACGCGTCGCTTCGGCTGCTGAGGCCGGACGGCCGGTTCGTGGAGATGGGCAAGACCGACCTCCGTCAGCCGGCGGACATCGCCGCGACGCACCCCGGCGTCACCTACCGGGCGTTCGACCTGACGGAGGCCGGCCCCGACCGGATGGCCGCCATGCTGAACGAGATCGTCGCGCTGCTGCGCGACGGCACGCTGACGCCGCTGCCCACCCGGGCATGGGACGTGCGACGCGCCCCCGAGGCGTTCCGCTTCATGAGCCAGGCCCGCCATGTCGGCAAGATCGTCCTCACCATGCCCAGGCGCTGGAACCCCGAGGGCACCGTCCTGATCACCGGCGGCACCGGCACGGTGGGGCGTCACCTGGCGCGCCATGTGGTGGTCAGCCGAGGGATGCGTCATGTGGTGTTGACCAGCCGGCGCGGCCTGGAGGCCCCAGGCGCGGTCGAGGTGCGGGACGAGTTGGCGGCGTTGGGTGCCGAGGTGTCGGTGGTGGCGTGTGACACGGCCGAACGGGAGGCGGTGGCGGCGCTGTTGGCCGGCATTCCGGCCGACCACCCGCTGACGGCTGTGGTGCACGCGGCCGGCATCGCCGACGACGGCGTCGTCGAGGCGCTCACCGCCGAGCAGGTGGACCGGGTGCTGCGGCCCAAGCTGGACGCCTCGCTGCATCTGGACGAGCTGACGCGCGGCATGGACCTCGCCGCCTTCGCGCTCTTCTCCTCGATGGCCGGCATCTTCGGCGGACCTGGCCAGGGCAACTACGCGGCGGCGAACGCCTGGTTGGACGCGTTGGCGCTGCGGCGCCGCGCGGCCGGGCTGCCGGCCTCGTCCATGGCCTGGGGCCTGTGGAGCGACGCGAGCGGCATCACGGGCCAGCTGACCCGCGAGGACCGGGCGCGGATGACACGTGGCGGCCTGTTGCCGTTCAGCCGCGAGGAGGGCCTCGCCCTGTTCGACGCGGCGCTGGAGGCCGGCGAGGCCCTGCTGGTGCCGGTCCGGTGGGACACCCGGGTACTGCGGGCGCGGGCCGCCGAGAGCGGCGTGCCGCCGGTGTTGCGCGGTCTGGTGCGGGTGCCGGTGCGGCGCGCCGTCGCCGAGTCCGGTGCGGGTGCCGGTGAGTCGTCGCTGGTGGCGCGGCTCGCCGGGCTGTCCGATGCCCGTCGCGAGCAGGTGCTCACCGACCTGGTGCGCGAGCACGCCTCGGTGGTGCTCGCACACGCCGGCACGGAGACGATCGAGGCCGGGCGCGGCTTCAAGGAACTCGGCATCGACTCGCTGATGGCCGTCGAGCTGCGGAACCGTCTCAACGCCGCGACCGGGCTGCGCCTTCCGGCGACGGTGATCTTCGACTATCCGACGCCGGCCCGCCTCGCCGGGCTGCTCGGTGAGGAACTCGCCGACTCGCTGGGCGGGGCGGCCAAGGCCGCCGGCCCCGCCACGCGGGCCGTGGTCGCCACCACGGCGGGCTCGGACGAGCCGATCGCGATCGTGGGGATGGCGTGCCGTTTCCCGGGCGGGGTCGGTTCGCCGGAGGATCTGTGGCGGTTGGTGGACGAGCGCGGCGAAGTGGTCTCCGATCCGCCGGAGTGGCGGGAGTGGGACGCGACGGGGTTCTATCACCCGGATCCCGAGCATCCGGGGACCAGCCATGTGCGCAGGGGTGGGTTCCTTGAGGAGGCGGATCGGTTCGACGCCGAGCTGTTCGGGATCTCGCCGCGTGAGGCGCTCGCGATGGATCCGCAGCAGCGGGTGCTGTTGGAGACGGCGTGGGAGGTCTTCGAGCGGGCCGGCATCGACGTGGACACGCTGCGCGGCAGCAACACCGGCGTCTTCGCCGGACTCGTCGTGCAGGCATACACCTCGCGCCTCGGCTATATCCCCGAGGAGGTCGAGGGCTATGTGGCCACCGGCAACGCGGGCAGCGTCGGCTCGGGTCGGCTCTCCTACAGCTTCGGTCTCGAAGGCCCAGCGGTGACGGTGGACACGGCGTGCTCCTCGTCGCTGGTGGCGCTGCATCTGGCGGTGCAGTCGCTGCGCCAGGGCGAATGCGATCTGGCGCTGGCCGGCGGCGTGACGGTGATGTCCGAGCCGGGCCTCTTCGTCGAGTTCAGCCGGCAGGGTGGTCTGTCCGTCGATGGTCGTTGCAAGGCGTTCGCGGATGACGCGGACGGTTTCGGCCCGTCGGAGGGTGCTGGTCTGCTGTTGGTTGAGCGGTTGTCGGACGCGCGGCGCAACGGACACCGGGTGCTGGCGGTCGTCAGGGGCTCGGCCGTCAACCAGGATGGCGCGTCGAGTGGGTTGACGGCGCCGAACGGTCCTTCGCAGCAGCGGGTGATCCGCCAGGCGCTGGCCAACGCGCGGCTGGCCCCGCATGAGGTGGATGTCGTCGAGGCGCATGGCACGGGCACCAAGTTGGGCGACCCGATCGAGGCGCAGGCGTTGATGGCGACGTATGGGCGTGAGCGGGGTGAGCGTGGCCCGCTGTGGTTGGGGTCGGTGAAGTCGAACATCGGTCACACGCAGGCCGCCGCGGGTGTGGCGGGTGTGATCAAGATGGTGATGGCGATGCGGCACGGGGTGTTGCCGGGGACGCTGCATGTGGATGAGCCGTCCTCGCATATCGACTGGGACGCCGGCGCCGTGGAGCTGCTCACCGAGTCGAGGCCGTGGGCGGAGGACGGTGGGCGCCGTCGCGCCGCCGTCTCCTCCTTCGGCATCAGCGGCACCAACGCGCACATCGTGCTGGAGGCCCCCGAGGAGACCGACCAGCGGGCGGAACCGACCCAGGAAGTCGTGGGTGGTTCCGGGGTGGTGCCGTTGGTGGTGTCGGGGAAGTCCGAGGGTGCGTTGCGGGGTGTGGCGGGTCGGTTGGTTGATTTTGTGGGGTCTGGTTCTGGTTCTGTGGGTGGGGTTGCGGGTGCGTTGGTGGGTGGGCGTTCGGTGTTGGATTGGCGGGGTGTGGTGGTGGCTGGGGATCGGGATGAGGCGTTGGTGGGGTTGGGTGGGTTGGCTTTGGGTGAGCCGGTGGGGTCGGTGGTTGAGGGTTCGGTGGTGGCGGGTGGTGCTCGGGTGGTGTTTGTGTTTCCGGGGCAGGGGTCTCAGTGGGTGGGGATGGCGCGGGAGTTGTGGGGTTCTTCTGAGGTGTTTCGGGGGTCGATGGTGGCGTGTGGTGAGGCGTTGAGGCCGTTTGTTGATTTTGATTTTGAGGTGGCGTTGGAGGATGAGGGGTTGTTGTCGCGGGTTGATGTGGTGCAGCCGGTGTTGTGGGCGGTGATGGTGTCGTTGGCGCGGGTGTGGGAGTCCTTCGGCGTGGTGCCTTCTGCGGTGGTGGGTCATTCGCAGGGGGAGATCGCTGCCGCTGTGGTGGCGGGTGGGTTGTCTTTGGAGGATGGTGCGCGGGTGGTGGCGTTGCGGTCGCGGTTGATCGCGGGTCGGTTGGCTGGTCGGGGTGGGATGGTGTCGGTGCCGTTGCCGGTGGAGGAGTTGGAGTTGCCCGAGGGGGTGTCCGTCGCGGCGGTGAATGGTCCGAGTTCTGTGGTGGTGGCGGGGGATCCGGAGGGGTTGGAGTTGGTGTTGGGGTCGGTGGAGCGGGCGAGGCGGGTTGCGGTGGATTACGCGTCGCATTCGGCGCAGGTGGAGGTGATCCGGGACGAGCTGCTGGAGGTTTTGGCTGGGGTGGAGCCGGTTTCGGGTGTGGTGCCGTTCTATTCGTCGTTGACGGGTGGGTTGTTGGATATGGCGGGGTTGGATGCGGGGTATTGGTTTGAGAATTTGCGGAATACGGTGCGGTTTGAGGATGCGACGCGTGCGTTGTTGGGTGATGGGTTGAATGTGTTGGTGGAGGTGTCGGCGCATCCGGTGTTGGGTGTGGCGTTGGGGGAGACGGTTGAGGTGGTGGGTGGTGATGCGGTGGTGACGGGGACGTTGCGTCGTGGTGAGGGTGGTTTGCGTCGGTTGTTGGTGTCGTTGGGTGAGGTGTTTGTGGCGGGGGTGTCGGTGGATTGGAGTTCGGTGGTTTCTTCGGGTGGTGGGGTGTTGGTGTCGGGTGTGGATTTGCCGACGTATGCGTTTCAGCGTGAGCGTTTTTGGTTGTCGGGGTCGGTGCGTTCGGTGGGTGGGGTGGATGAGGAGTTGTGGGGTGCGGTGGAGCGTGGTGAGTTGGATTTGGGTGCGGAGGCGGTTGCCGCGTTGCGGGTGTGGCGTGAGGGGTCTCGGGCGCGGGCTGAGGTGGATTCTTGGCGGTATGGGGTTGATTGGGTTCCGGTTTCGGTTGGGGGTGGCGGTTCGTTGTCGGGGACGTGGGTGGTTGCTGGTGCGGAGTCGGGTGAGCGGGATGTGTGGGTGGAGCGGTTGCGGGGTTGGGGTGCGGAGGTGGTGGTGAGTGGGTTGGATGTGGTGGCGAAGGTGTTTACGGAGGTGGATGCGGCGTCGGTGGTGGGTGTGGTGTCGTTGTCGGTTGATCCGTTGGAGGTGTTGGGTCTGGTTCGTGTGTTGTGGGGTGAGGTGGAGTTTGGTGGTCGGTTGTGGTTGGTGTCGCGGGGTGGGGCGTTGGGTGTGGTGGGTTCGGATGTGGGGTCGGTGTTGGAGGCGTCGCAGGTGTGGGGTTTGGGTCGGGTGGTGGGGTTGGAGCATCCGGGGGGTTGGGGTGGTTTGTTGGATGTTCCGGTGGTGGTGGATGAGTTGGTGTGGCGTGGGGTGTTGGGGGTTTTGTCGGGTGGTGCGGGTGATGAGGATCAGTTGGCGGTGCGGGGTTCGGGTGTGTTGGGGCGGCGGTTGGTGCGGCGGCCGTTGGGTGGTCGTGTGGCGGTGCGGTCCTGGCGGCCTCGGGGCACGGTCCTGGTCACCGGCGGCACCGGCGGGATCGGCGGTTTCGTGGCCCGTTGGTTGGCGCGGAACGGTGCCGAGCGTCTGGTGTTGACGAGTCGGCGTGGTCGGGCGGCCGAGGGTGCGGTGGAGTTGGAGCGGGAGTTGGTCGAGGCCGGGGTCGAGGTGACGATCGCCGCGTGTGACGTGGCGGATCGGGAGGGGTTGGCCGAGGCACTGGCCGGCCTGGACATCACCGCCGTCTTCCATGCCGCCGGCGTCGTCCCCACCGTCCCGCTGGTCGACACCACACCGGAGGAGTACGAGGCCATCGTCTCCTCGAAGGTGGTGGGCACCCGGAATCTGCACGAGGTGCTCGGCGACTCGCTGGAAGCGTTCGTGCTCTTCTCCTCGAACGCCGGGGTCTGGGGCAGTGCCGGTCACGGCGCCTATGCGGCGGCCAACGCGTATCTCGACGCGTTCGCCGAGTGGCGCCGGTCCCAGGGGCTGGCCGCGACCTCGGTGGCCTGGGGCGCCTGGGCCGGGGAGGGAATCGCCGCCAACGACGAGGCCGGAACCGGCCTGCGCCGTGTCGGCCTGCCGGGCATGGCGCCCGAGACGGCGCTCCAGGCGCTGGTGCAGGCCGTGGACCACGACGAGACGTTTGTCGCGGTCGCCGACGTGGACTGGGACACCTTCACCCGCACCTACACCATGTCCAGGCGGCGTCCGCTGATCGAGGCGGTGCCGGAGGTGGCCGCGCTGCTGGCGGCGGAGGCCGAGGCGGACGGCGCGTCATCGTCGTCGCGGTCCGCGTTCGCCCAGCGGATCGAGGACAAGAGCGCCGAGGAGCGGCACCGCCTGGTGTTGGAGCTGGTGCGGGCCCAGGCCGCCGCCGTGCTGGGGCGCTCCTCGGCCGAAGGAGTCGCGCCCGGCCGTCCGTTCAAGGACTTCGGCTTCGACTCGCTCACCGCCGTCGAGCTGCGCAAACGCCTCAGCGAGGCGACCGGCGTCAAGCTCTCCAGCACCATCGTCTTCGACCACCCCACCCCCCAGGCCCTGACCGACCACGTCCTGGAGCTGCTGGACCCGGAGGGGGCCGGCGGCGCCGCGGAGGTGTTCGCCGAGGTGGAGCGCCTGGAGAAGTCCCTGGCGGCCCTGTCGGCCGAAGAGCGGGTACCGAACGACATCGCACTACGACTGCGCGCCCTGGTGGCGCTGCTGGACGGCGAGAAGCAACCCGCGGATGCCGAGGAGATCGAGGACGCGGTGCGGTCCGCCTCCGACGACGAACTCTTCGATCTGCTCGACGACCAGCTCGAAACTCCCTGA